One Flavobacterium cerinum genomic window, AATCCAACTGTCGGACTTCCGTTTGCTATTGCTACCTTATTGCAAAATATCGATTATGTAGTGGTGAGTCATACGCATCCCGATCATTTTGATACGGTTGCCGCAACAATGTTGGATCCCGATATTCCGGTTTTAATTCAGCCGGACGATATAGTCTTTTTTAAAGAACAGCCTTTTAAAAATGTAAAAACAATTATGGATAAAGTCGTAATTGACGATGTGACAATTTATCGGACATCGGGAAAACACGGAAAAGGGAAGGTGCTTGAAAAAATGGGAACCATCTCCGGATTTGTATTTCAGGCAATGGGATATCCGACCCTCTATATTGTAGGCGATTCCATTTGGAATGAAGAAATCCGACAAAATTGTACTGCATTTAACCCGGATTATATTGTGGTAAATTCTGGCGGAGCCGTTTTACCGCCCTTTGCTGAAGACGGACCGATTATCATGGATGAAGAACAGGTTATAACACTTATGGAGGAAGCATCGGAAGCGAAAGTAATTGCCGTTCATATGGAAGCTTTGGATCATTGTCGGACTACCCGTAATTCGCTTCGGACGAAAGCCAATGAAAAGAATATTACTCGCGATCGGTTATTAATTCCAAATGATGGTGAAACAATCCGATTACAATAAGTATCAAAAAAATAAAAAAGCCTCCGAAGTGGAGGCTTTTTTGTTGATCAGGAATTTACATTCTATTGGTTTCTTCGTTTAATGAAGCGGCTTTTATCGTTTTGGATTTACCGCCTCCGAAATAATAAGTAGCCTGTAAATAAAAACGTCGGGTTTCCCATCGATTAGTCCAGTCGGTAGTGACATTTTGTACTTCGGTTACTTTGTGGTACAAGCTTTTTCTCAAAATATTGGTACAACCGCCGGATAATTGGATTTTCTTATTCAGTAGGTTTTTCTTGGCCGAGATACTAAAATCACCGATGGCTTTGGAATAGCCGTTCGGAACGGTCGAACGTCCGGCATAAAAGCCATTTACATTAATGGTCCAGTCATTTTTTAAAGTAAGATTTTCACTTAGG contains:
- a CDS encoding MBL fold metallo-hydrolase — translated: MSDTTIIPIPTVQLFRNATLKINYADKTFLLDPMFSDKGMLPSFAGISQNPTVGLPFAIATLLQNIDYVVVSHTHPDHFDTVAATMLDPDIPVLIQPDDIVFFKEQPFKNVKTIMDKVVIDDVTIYRTSGKHGKGKVLEKMGTISGFVFQAMGYPTLYIVGDSIWNEEIRQNCTAFNPDYIVVNSGGAVLPPFAEDGPIIMDEEQVITLMEEASEAKVIAVHMEALDHCRTTRNSLRTKANEKNITRDRLLIPNDGETIRLQ